Proteins encoded in a region of the Flavobacteriales bacterium genome:
- a CDS encoding DUF2007 domain-containing protein has product MEKGWVKILSGASNEIEMKSMLLKAQEINVVVINKQDSSYLFGEAELYVPQDEVILAKRMLDEENA; this is encoded by the coding sequence TTGGAAAAAGGTTGGGTAAAGATTCTTTCAGGAGCAAGCAACGAGATTGAAATGAAATCCATGTTGCTCAAAGCACAAGAAATTAACGTGGTCGTTATCAATAAGCAAGATTCATCTTATCTGTTCGGTGAAGCCGAATTGTATGTTCCGCAGGATGAGGTGATTCTAGCAAAAAGGATGCTCGATGAAGAAAATGCCTGA
- a CDS encoding phosphatidate cytidylyltransferase, which yields MPELATRIIVGLIVFGIFLSSIFLGGPIGFLAFFSFALIVGLMEFYNLVDMGGFKPQRLTGYLLGITMFLGNGLMTFYGLSYKFLLFPLVCLFLIPPIELYRKRQDPFTNIAHGFLGIIYVAVPVTLLINIVHPNDEIGYNPLFFAAFLQLILASDSGAYLAGTAFGKHKLFERISPKKSWEGAFGGLLMSMAFAIGFSYFLDFLNVWEWIGLSVVAVVAGIYGDLVESLLKRNVGAKDSGTLLPGHGGVLDRLDSIILATPFAFVYLKIFL from the coding sequence ATGCCTGAGTTAGCTACACGGATCATTGTCGGACTGATCGTGTTCGGCATTTTCCTTTCGTCCATTTTCTTGGGTGGTCCAATCGGGTTTCTGGCTTTTTTCTCCTTTGCGCTGATCGTTGGACTCATGGAGTTTTACAATCTGGTAGACATGGGCGGTTTTAAACCGCAACGGCTTACGGGTTACTTGTTGGGAATCACCATGTTTTTGGGAAATGGCCTCATGACCTTTTATGGCCTCTCCTACAAATTCCTGCTGTTTCCGTTGGTCTGTCTTTTTCTCATTCCACCCATTGAGCTGTATAGGAAGCGCCAAGATCCGTTTACCAATATTGCGCACGGTTTTTTAGGAATCATTTACGTGGCGGTTCCCGTTACATTATTGATCAATATCGTTCATCCGAACGATGAGATCGGCTACAATCCACTGTTCTTTGCCGCATTCCTCCAACTCATTCTTGCCAGCGATTCCGGAGCGTATTTGGCCGGAACTGCCTTCGGGAAGCACAAATTGTTTGAGCGCATCAGCCCTAAAAAAAGTTGGGAAGGAGCATTTGGTGGTCTGCTTATGAGCATGGCGTTCGCCATCGGATTCTCTTATTTCCTCGACTTTCTCAACGTTTGGGAATGGATCGGATTATCCGTGGTTGCAGTAGTTGCAGGCATTTATGGCGACCTGGTTGAAAGCCTTTTGAAGCGTAATGTGGGCGCCAAAGACAGCGGCACCTTACTGCCTGGGCATGGCGGAGTGCTTGACCGTTTGGACAGTATCATTCTGGCTACGCCATTCGCTTTTGTCTATCTCAAGATTTTTCTCTGA
- a CDS encoding phosphatidylserine decarboxylase family protein gives MTIHKEGYRMLTLLAFAVVGITFAVIHFFPELKWLHFLVGIGGAIIFLIFLQFFRSPKRKLVISSRSIVCPADGTVVAIEEVDEPEYFNGEKRIQVSVFMSPLNVHLNRYPISGRIAYSKYHPGLFLVAWHPKSSTENERNTVVIETEFGVSVLIRQIAGFVARRIVWYCHEDDQVKQGDELGFIKFGSRVDLFLPLDAKIKVELEEKVKGGISVLAEI, from the coding sequence ATGACCATACATAAAGAAGGCTATCGTATGCTAACGCTGTTGGCGTTTGCAGTGGTAGGGATCACATTTGCTGTGATTCACTTCTTCCCTGAACTTAAATGGCTGCATTTTTTGGTCGGAATTGGCGGTGCGATCATCTTTTTGATCTTCCTTCAGTTTTTCAGAAGTCCGAAACGGAAGCTGGTCATTTCATCGCGCAGCATCGTTTGTCCTGCAGATGGAACCGTGGTGGCCATTGAAGAAGTGGATGAGCCCGAGTATTTCAATGGTGAGAAACGCATTCAGGTTTCTGTTTTCATGTCACCGCTCAATGTACATCTCAATCGCTATCCGATCTCTGGGCGTATTGCTTATTCAAAGTACCATCCCGGACTTTTTCTTGTGGCGTGGCATCCAAAGTCGAGTACGGAGAACGAACGTAACACGGTTGTGATTGAAACGGAGTTTGGAGTATCCGTACTCATTCGTCAGATAGCCGGTTTTGTAGCCAGACGCATCGTATGGTATTGTCACGAAGACGATCAAGTAAAACAAGGCGATGAACTTGGTTTCATCAAATTCGGTTCACGTGTAGATCTTTTTCTTCCGTTAGATGCGAAGATCAAAGTAGAATTGGAAGAGAAGGTGAAAGGAGGAATCAGCGTGCTGGCTGAGATTTAA
- a CDS encoding YjjG family noncanonical pyrimidine nucleotidase → MKKIEHVFFDLDRTLWDFETNSEATLKELFKEFGLSEKLGVSDDEFIIEYKRINEIFWEDYRNGVINKESLRYARFEAAFKFFDHSDRELSVAVGEQYIWRSPRKVALVDGSLEVLEYLRPKYQLHIITNGFDEVQHIKMESSGLSPYFEHVITSESAGAKKPSGVIYDHAQNLTGAVAANSVMIGDHFEADVQGAINAKWKAILFEPAKPKMNEAQFIHIHNLKELMDIL, encoded by the coding sequence TTGAAGAAGATAGAACACGTTTTCTTTGACCTTGACAGAACCCTGTGGGATTTCGAAACCAATTCGGAAGCCACACTGAAAGAACTGTTCAAAGAGTTCGGACTGAGCGAAAAACTAGGCGTTTCTGATGATGAATTCATCATCGAATACAAACGGATAAACGAGATCTTCTGGGAAGATTACAGGAATGGGGTGATCAACAAAGAGTCGTTGCGCTACGCGCGATTTGAAGCCGCATTCAAGTTCTTTGATCATTCAGACAGAGAACTTTCTGTTGCAGTGGGCGAACAGTACATCTGGCGAAGCCCGCGCAAAGTGGCGCTGGTAGATGGCTCGTTGGAAGTGTTGGAATACCTGAGACCAAAATATCAGCTTCATATCATCACCAACGGGTTTGATGAAGTGCAGCACATCAAGATGGAAAGCTCTGGTCTAAGTCCTTACTTCGAACATGTGATAACATCAGAGAGTGCTGGTGCCAAAAAACCGAGTGGCGTAATTTACGATCATGCGCAGAACCTTACCGGAGCCGTAGCTGCGAATAGTGTGATGATCGGAGATCACTTTGAGGCAGATGTGCAAGGCGCCATCAACGCAAAATGGAAGGCGATCTTATTTGAACCAGCCAAGCCCAAAATGAATGAAGCTCAGTTCATTCACATTCATAATCTGAAAGAATTGATGGATATTCTTTAA
- the upp gene encoding uracil phosphoribosyltransferase has protein sequence MANILGGHGSLFDQFIGELRNVDVQNDRMRFRRNLERIGELMAYEISKTLKWTNGSVTTPLGQADVPQLSAQPVVATILRAGLPLHQGILNYFDQADNCFISAYRMNHKEDGTFDIKVEYLSSPSVEGRTVILCDPMLATGGSMVLAFKALLRRGNPDHVHIVAAIASREGLEYCQRHLPKNCTIWIGGLDEELTAHSYIVPGLGDAGDLAYGAKE, from the coding sequence ATGGCCAATATACTTGGCGGCCACGGGTCGCTTTTCGATCAATTCATAGGTGAACTCCGAAACGTTGACGTACAAAATGACCGCATGCGTTTTAGGCGGAATCTGGAACGGATAGGAGAATTGATGGCCTATGAGATAAGTAAGACATTGAAATGGACCAATGGATCCGTCACCACGCCATTGGGTCAGGCTGATGTTCCGCAGCTGAGTGCTCAGCCAGTGGTTGCCACCATTCTTCGCGCAGGTCTTCCACTCCATCAAGGAATTCTGAATTATTTCGATCAGGCAGACAATTGTTTCATTTCTGCTTATCGCATGAACCATAAGGAAGACGGCACGTTCGATATAAAGGTGGAATACCTTTCGAGCCCATCTGTTGAAGGACGAACCGTGATCCTATGCGATCCGATGTTGGCCACAGGCGGATCGATGGTGTTGGCGTTCAAGGCCTTGCTGAGAAGAGGCAATCCTGATCACGTACACATCGTGGCGGCCATTGCAAGCAGAGAAGGACTTGAATACTGCCAACGACATCTGCCAAAGAATTGCACCATCTGGATAGGCGGATTGGACGAGGAATTGACAGCGCATTCATACATCGTTCCTGGTTTGGGCGATGCTGGAGACCTTGCTTACGGAGCAAAGGAATAA
- a CDS encoding polysaccharide deacetylase family protein, whose amino-acid sequence MLIYSHKITPRVRYIFNVLLADMLGLQISFTGSKEKFLAAEGAKISYSHSKVGDEIHFRSQGLLHETGVKDQNIRVSENENGKYFYTVNSTDSAFNFDVFSASFFLLSRYEECLPHIRDKYNRFEASESLGFKNGFLTEPLVDQWLLRIRAMIKSAYPDLAFKQRKYEFISTIDIDNAYAYKNKGFMRTVGAYGRALSKLNFGEVMERTSVLVGSGHDPYDTYDFQLDIQKEYKLRTIYFFLLADYGVNDKNVPFYNLEFQSLIKHLGDYAEIGIHPSFNSNQKNEKLKTEKKRLEKIINRSVTKSRQHFLILHLPHTYQKLIDNDILEDHSMGYAEHIGFRAGTCTPFRFYDLDLETDTELMVYPFAVMEATLKYYMKLPPDEAKKHISDIVQKVKDVDGTFIGLWHNETLTDRDIWAGWRDVFVHMVKVAQA is encoded by the coding sequence ATGCTGATTTACAGCCACAAGATCACACCCCGCGTTCGGTACATTTTTAATGTGCTGCTGGCGGATATGCTGGGTTTGCAGATCTCATTTACGGGTAGCAAAGAAAAATTCTTAGCCGCTGAAGGTGCGAAGATCAGCTATTCGCATTCGAAGGTTGGAGATGAAATTCACTTCCGTTCGCAAGGACTATTGCACGAAACGGGTGTAAAAGACCAGAACATCCGCGTTTCAGAAAATGAAAACGGAAAGTATTTCTACACGGTGAATTCCACTGATTCCGCATTCAATTTTGATGTATTCAGTGCTTCTTTCTTCTTACTCTCAAGGTATGAAGAATGTTTGCCACACATCCGCGATAAGTACAATCGATTTGAAGCTTCCGAAAGTCTTGGGTTCAAAAATGGATTCCTTACGGAACCGTTGGTAGATCAATGGCTGCTTCGCATTCGGGCAATGATAAAATCGGCCTATCCAGATCTTGCGTTCAAACAACGGAAGTACGAGTTCATTTCTACCATCGATATTGATAATGCTTACGCGTACAAGAACAAGGGTTTTATGCGAACGGTTGGCGCCTATGGCCGCGCACTATCCAAGTTGAATTTTGGCGAAGTGATGGAGCGTACGAGTGTGCTTGTTGGAAGCGGACACGACCCTTACGACACCTACGATTTTCAACTCGACATTCAGAAGGAATACAAGCTTAGAACCATTTATTTTTTCCTTCTGGCAGATTACGGAGTGAACGATAAGAATGTGCCGTTCTACAACTTGGAATTCCAATCACTTATCAAACATTTAGGCGATTATGCCGAAATAGGCATTCATCCAAGTTTCAATTCCAACCAGAAGAATGAAAAGCTGAAAACGGAGAAAAAACGATTGGAGAAGATCATCAACCGATCTGTGACCAAAAGCCGTCAGCATTTTCTCATTCTGCATTTGCCCCACACGTACCAAAAACTGATTGACAACGATATTCTTGAAGATCACTCGATGGGCTATGCCGAACATATCGGATTCAGAGCTGGTACGTGCACGCCTTTTCGCTTTTATGACCTTGATCTGGAAACGGATACCGAACTGATGGTTTATCCCTTTGCAGTGATGGAGGCTACACTGAAATATTACATGAAGCTGCCGCCAGATGAAGCCAAGAAGCACATCTCCGATATTGTGCAAAAGGTGAAAGATGTGGATGGTACTTTCATTGGACTTTGGCACAACGAGACACTAACAGACCGCGACATTTGGGCCGGTTGGCGAGATGTTTTTGTGCATATGGTAAAAGTGGCGCAAGCGTAA
- the wecB gene encoding UDP-N-acetylglucosamine 2-epimerase (non-hydrolyzing): MKKLLTIIGARPQIIKAAALNRSIQSRFSDQLTEVLVHTGQHYDHGMSDVFFQEMGIPSPKYQLEIGSGSHGNQSGKMLDEIEQVILLEKPDAIVVYGDTNSTLAGALAAAKIHVPVIHIEAGLRSFNKRMPEEINRITADHCSTLLFSPTKAGIRNLENEGFHSLKEAQKRGEADIDNPYIFHCGDLMYDNTLFYSTKADAYESLFEKHGIDKNNFILSTIHRPQNTDDILVLSRILQALNEISLEEGIQVVLPLHPRTTKMITNSNDAGTKLLDSNPKFIIIEPVGFLEMLLLEKHAQLIMTDSGGVQKEAFFMKKPCVILRPETEWTEIVELGCGILAGSDPEKIKSGYDHFKHKPPTDFPPIFGDGNAADFICTTIIEHLN; this comes from the coding sequence ATGAAGAAATTACTGACCATTATTGGCGCACGTCCGCAGATCATTAAAGCGGCTGCACTCAATCGGTCAATCCAATCTCGTTTTTCCGATCAGTTGACAGAAGTGTTGGTTCACACAGGCCAACACTACGACCATGGAATGTCTGATGTTTTCTTTCAAGAAATGGGCATTCCATCGCCTAAGTATCAATTGGAAATTGGATCTGGAAGCCACGGAAATCAGAGTGGAAAAATGTTGGACGAGATTGAGCAGGTGATCTTATTGGAAAAACCAGACGCAATTGTTGTTTATGGCGACACCAATTCGACACTGGCTGGTGCGTTGGCCGCGGCTAAAATCCATGTTCCTGTAATTCACATTGAAGCAGGACTTCGTTCGTTCAACAAGCGAATGCCAGAAGAAATAAATCGAATAACTGCCGATCACTGTTCCACTCTACTCTTTTCGCCCACGAAGGCTGGAATTCGAAACTTGGAAAACGAAGGCTTCCATTCATTAAAAGAAGCTCAGAAACGTGGGGAAGCAGATATCGACAATCCTTACATATTCCATTGTGGCGATCTGATGTACGATAACACGCTTTTCTATTCAACAAAAGCAGATGCGTACGAATCACTGTTTGAGAAACATGGAATTGACAAGAACAACTTCATCTTGTCCACCATTCATCGTCCGCAAAACACGGACGACATTCTGGTTCTATCGCGCATTCTCCAAGCACTGAATGAAATCTCTTTGGAAGAAGGCATCCAAGTGGTATTGCCGCTTCATCCGCGTACCACAAAGATGATTACCAACTCTAACGATGCGGGCACCAAACTACTGGATTCGAATCCGAAATTCATCATTATTGAACCTGTTGGGTTCTTAGAAATGCTTCTTTTAGAAAAGCATGCGCAATTGATCATGACCGATAGTGGTGGTGTTCAGAAAGAAGCGTTTTTCATGAAAAAGCCCTGCGTTATTCTGCGGCCAGAAACGGAATGGACCGAGATTGTAGAATTAGGTTGTGGCATTTTGGCCGGTTCTGATCCTGAAAAGATCAAAAGCGGTTACGATCATTTCAAGCACAAACCGCCAACGGACTTTCCGCCCATTTTCGGAGATGGAAATGCTGCCGATTTCATCTGCACTACCATCATAGAACACTTGAATTGA